The proteins below are encoded in one region of Alosa sapidissima isolate fAloSap1 chromosome 24, fAloSap1.pri, whole genome shotgun sequence:
- the LOC121699631 gene encoding sperm axonemal maintenance protein CFAP97D1-like isoform X1, with translation MNKADYLAFPAIVSTPGQYIHMRTMWDGHHYKYHMDRMRNVKPMVDNKAPRTYIHCHLKMKKIQMEQERLMEVERDNRLLVSRIARTMAKGGLDNWNQEYEMLTENSGTTDLRNRELVKISLENQAVLKKIKTTKPVYDHKHWLNDFKVTRDYMNRLRKYPHNNTTKVRPLELIN, from the exons ATGAATAAAGCCGATTATTTGGCCTTCCCAGCCATAGTGAGCACTCCAGGCCAGTATATTCACATGAGAACAATGTGGGATGGTCACCATTACAAATATCATATGGACAGAATGAGAAATG TAAAACCAATGGTTGACAACAAAGCTCCAAGAACCTACATACACTGTCACCTGAAAATGAAGAAAATTCAG ATGGAGCAAGAGCGACtgatggaggtggagagggacaACAGGCTGCTGGTCTCCAGAATCGCCCGCACCATGGCCAAAGGAGGCCTGGATAACTGGAACCAGGAGTACGAGATGTTGACCGAGAACAG TGGGACCACTGACCTGCGGAACAGGGAGCTGGTGAAGATCTCCCTGGAGAACCAGGCCGTCCTCAAGAAGATTAAGACCACCAAGCCCGTGTACGACCACAAGCACTGGCTCAACGACTTCAAA GTGACAAGAGATTACATGAATCGGCTGAGAAAATATCCACATAACAATACTACGAAG GTGCGTCCTCTGGAATTGATTAACTGA
- the LOC121699631 gene encoding sperm axonemal maintenance protein CFAP97D1-like isoform X2: protein MVDNKAPRTYIHCHLKMKKIQMEQERLMEVERDNRLLVSRIARTMAKGGLDNWNQEYEMLTENSGTTDLRNRELVKISLENQAVLKKIKTTKPVYDHKHWLNDFKVTRDYMNRLRKYPHNNTTKVRPLELIN from the exons ATGGTTGACAACAAAGCTCCAAGAACCTACATACACTGTCACCTGAAAATGAAGAAAATTCAG ATGGAGCAAGAGCGACtgatggaggtggagagggacaACAGGCTGCTGGTCTCCAGAATCGCCCGCACCATGGCCAAAGGAGGCCTGGATAACTGGAACCAGGAGTACGAGATGTTGACCGAGAACAG TGGGACCACTGACCTGCGGAACAGGGAGCTGGTGAAGATCTCCCTGGAGAACCAGGCCGTCCTCAAGAAGATTAAGACCACCAAGCCCGTGTACGACCACAAGCACTGGCTCAACGACTTCAAA GTGACAAGAGATTACATGAATCGGCTGAGAAAATATCCACATAACAATACTACGAAG GTGCGTCCTCTGGAATTGATTAACTGA